One genomic segment of Mustelus asterias unplaced genomic scaffold, sMusAst1.hap1.1 HAP1_SCAFFOLD_43, whole genome shotgun sequence includes these proteins:
- the LOC144482848 gene encoding ER membrane protein complex subunit 4-like isoform X1 encodes MAAGAGLANSARWHTWTLELNLSDSGSRSRDQQCGQRDSTCPVACSDKQLPDICVQETDRILVEKSCWDIALDPLKQLPMNLFIMYMAGNTISILPIMMCA; translated from the exons ATGGCGGCAGGGGCGGGGCTCGCCAACAGCGCGCGCTGGCACACGTGGACCCTCGAGCTCAACCTGAGCGACAGTGGCAGCAG GAGCCGTGATCAACAGTGTGGCCAGAGAGACTCCACGTGCCCAGTCGCATGTTCGGACAAACAGCTACCAGACATCTGCGTCCAAGAAACAGACCGGATCCTGGTCGAGAAA tCCTGCTGGGACATCGCCTTGGACCCACTGAAACAGTTGCCCATGAATCTGTTCATCATGTACATGGCTGGCAACACCATCTCCATCCTCCCTATCATGATGTGTGCATGA